In the genome of Raphanus sativus cultivar WK10039 chromosome 9, ASM80110v3, whole genome shotgun sequence, the window tcaTTCAGAATGAGATTCACATGATGTTCCGTTCATAATGCATATATGCCCTATCCATGAATTGTGATTATAGAAAATTTAATGACAGTTGAATTAATATGTTTGTTAATCTTAATGGTACAagcattaaatattttaagcaGTTTGAGAGATTGAGACACAATGAGTCCATAAATCATCGCTTTTCTTCAAATACTGTGTTTCGTGGGAGACTAAAAGCGGCCTATCAGCAATATATTTGATAAGAGTATCGTGACACATTTTTCCTTCTTGGAAAAGATCATGGCAACATGCATCAGTGATGGTTCCATTTTCAAAGACAACACCAATTACATCCAACGCACATTTTGGACTGATTTTAAGAAGACATGTATCCCATAGTGATTTTGCTTCCGCGTCTTCAACGGAGAATGCAGGAACGAACGCACAAAT includes:
- the LOC108837064 gene encoding uncharacterized protein LOC108837064, yielding MSYTTSRTTVIITAVVFICAFVPAFSVEDAEAKSLWDTCLLKISPKCALDVIGVVFENGTITDACCHDLFQEGKMCHDTLIKYIADRPLLVSHETQYLKKSDDLWTHCVSISQTA